The Deinococcus koreensis region GCCCGGTCGGCACTGGGGGCGGGTGCTGGCTGCCCCGGCGCTGCTTTCCAGCCTGCTGCTGGCGGCCTGCTCGGGCACGCCCGCCGTCTCGCCGCTCGCCGGGGCCCGGCTGAACCTGCAGGCCCAGGCGACCACCTCGGGGTATGCCAAGATCATCCGGGTCAAGATCGGCGCGGCCGACACCCAGGCCAGCCTCGCGGCCGCCTATCCGGGCAGCCAGTTGCTGACCTTCCACCCGGAGGAGCTGTACGCCACCCTGGCCGTGAACACCTACAAGACCTCGGCGGCGGTGCTTTCCGAGGAAGCCAACATGCGCCTCAAGCTCGGCGAGGCCAACGCGCAGGGCATCACAGCCTGGTCGGGCGGCGCGACCGCCTGGTCGGGAGGCTTCACGGTCTGGACAGGCACAGGGGCCGGTCAGGCGAACTCCTTCCCAGACAATCAGGCGGTCTGGAGCGTCATCCAGCTGTCGGGCGGTCAGACCCGGGCGCCCAGTCTGGGCCGGGGCGTCACGGTCGCGGTGATCGATACGGGCATCGACGTGAATCACCCGGCTTTCGCGGGCCGCCTGAACCTCAGCCGCGCCCGGGATTACGTGGACGGCGACACTTCCCCGGCGGAAGTCAACGGCAGCGCCACGGGTGCCTCGGCCGGATACGGTCACGGCACGGCAGTCGCCGGCATCATCACCCAGATCGCTCCGAACGCCACCATCCTGCCGCTGCGGGTGCTCGGCCCGGACGGTTCGGGCGACCTCGCCAGCGTGATTCAGGCCATCGACTACGCCGCCGGGGCCGGGGCCAGGGTCATCAACCTCTCGCTGGGCAGCGCGGCCGCCTCCAAGGCGCTGACGGCCGCCGTCGCCACAGCCGGCAAGGCCGAGGCGCTGGTGATGGCTTCGGTGGGCAACAGCGGGGACGCCAACGTCACCCACCCCGCCGCCACCGCCAGTTCGTTCAATGCCGAGATGAGCGTCGCGAGCGTGACCACCCTCAAGACCCGGTCGGCCTTTTCCGCCTTCGGCGCCGTGGAGATCTCGGCTCCGGGCGAGCAGATCCGCACCGCCTTCCCGGAGGCCCGCACCGTGCTGGCGACCGGCACGTCCTTCGCCACCCCCATCCTTGCGGGGGTCGCCGCCCTGGGGCTGTCGGCCACGACGAAGGCGGCCAGTGGCCTTCCTGGGTTGATCATGAACAGCGCGAGTCCGAACCTCTCCGCCGACCTGGGTACGGGCACCGTGAATGCCGACGCCTTCCTCGCGTTGGCGGCCAAGTAACGGGCCACGAGTCTGGTTCGGGCCGGATACGGCGGCGATTCGGGGAACCCGCCTGGACGAGGGCAGAGTGGGCGGCCGGTGTGCCACATGTGCGCCGGCGCGCCGTGAACCGGTTGATACACTGTGCCCCCATGCCCGGTCGCCTGCCCGCTTTCGCCCTGAGTCCGGGGCCGCGGCTCTGCTGGGGAGGCGTATCCGCATGAACCCGAGCGTCATGGAGCTGATCGAGCGGGGCTGGGCGGAGCGCCACCGCGATCCGGGTCAGACCCAGCGGCTGGGCACAGAGGCCCTGTCTCTGGCCGAGGCGCTGCAAGACCGGGCCGGGATCGGCTACGCCCAGCGGAATCTGGGCACCGCCGCGTTCTTCACCGGCGACCTGCGCGCCGCCCTCGATCACCTGGGCCACGCCCTGACGC contains the following coding sequences:
- a CDS encoding S8 family serine peptidase, whose amino-acid sequence is MPETTPMRSLTSSPPSAGTVQPGRHWGRVLAAPALLSSLLLAACSGTPAVSPLAGARLNLQAQATTSGYAKIIRVKIGAADTQASLAAAYPGSQLLTFHPEELYATLAVNTYKTSAAVLSEEANMRLKLGEANAQGITAWSGGATAWSGGFTVWTGTGAGQANSFPDNQAVWSVIQLSGGQTRAPSLGRGVTVAVIDTGIDVNHPAFAGRLNLSRARDYVDGDTSPAEVNGSATGASAGYGHGTAVAGIITQIAPNATILPLRVLGPDGSGDLASVIQAIDYAAGAGARVINLSLGSAAASKALTAAVATAGKAEALVMASVGNSGDANVTHPAATASSFNAEMSVASVTTLKTRSAFSAFGAVEISAPGEQIRTAFPEARTVLATGTSFATPILAGVAALGLSATTKAASGLPGLIMNSASPNLSADLGTGTVNADAFLALAAK